The Oryza glaberrima chromosome 5, OglaRS2, whole genome shotgun sequence DNA segment attcgaccggtcacagaccggttgagtgcactgcacaccgcattaaatgcggcgtggtgCGACCGCTCGggacgccataaatgcgggtaagtgggcacctggaggcggacacctaacccaccgtacgtggtgacctagaaagggggtcgggggagcccaacccctagtcacgggagggggccgccgccgcccgacctcgagcccgatcccccctcgggggggagccacgtggcgcctagggcggccttctccctctagtctcgaccagggagtggccgccgccctacctcgggcccgacccccctcgggggagggccacgtggcattggagggcagcctcctccatccagtcttTAGGAAgaagtggccgccgccctacctcgggcctgactcccctcggtggagggccacgtggcatcgggggacagcctcctccgactagtctttggggaaggagtggccgccaccccacctcgggcctgactcccctcgggggagggctacgtggcatcggggggcagcctcctccctctaaacctgatacccccgggcccatatcaccgacaataataccaaattattttcattaattttagcattgaatatattttgataatatgtttgttttgtattaaagacattagtatatttttttacaaacatggtcaaacttaaaaaattttaacaaaaaaatcaaacgatttataatatgaaacggaagaagtaccACATTTAGGGCAAAACTGTAAGGGGTAAATCAAACATGTCTATTTGTTTCGTAAGTTGTACGTCTAGCTTCAAACTATATGTTGTATTACAATTGTAGATCTTCGGCGCATGTCGAACTTTCATTGTTTGATAAGCCATCCGATTTACACAAGGGCCCTCATCGGTAAGCCAATAGCTTTGGCTGATCAGCCAAAGTTGGCTTTTTCCCTTAAGCTAAAGAAAAACCATTGATTGGCTTGATtggcttatttggcttatttAGCTTGATGAAGATTTTTTGTGGCTGGTGCTCATCAGCCCAATAAGCAATTCAATGGGCTTTGGCTGAAAAGCCTCAACCCAAACATCCATCTGATGAGGCCTTTTAGATATCTCCTACCACCTAACTGTATCATGGTAGTACGATATGTGACCTGTCAGAGAGGTTCGAAATGATGTTATTTTTGTGATTTTAGTTAACTGACatctttttttgcaattttttattaaaataatattatctcTAAAAAATTCAACCATCACCATCCTGACAGaacttgagatttttttttaagctagCTCCAGCAGGCGTATgtgtcattgacatgtggatctAGGACCTACATGTCAGTATCTTTGTagtggtactttttttttattttcccttaCATTTTTCAGTTGCTCTTATACGTCTAATGAAGGACATGTCGGCTGTGTTCGCAGTGGCTCGTTCCTATCTAAGAACGGTAAGcgcggaaaacggagcgatctattagcacgtgattaattaagtattagctattttttaaaaaaaataaattaatttaatttttttaagcaactttcgtatagaaactttttaaaaaaaacgcaccgtttagcagtttaaaaagcgtgcgcacaAAAAACGAGGGAGGGGATGCGAAAAGGTGCATGCGAACACAGCCCGCTAGCAAAGCAAGGCCGCATAACGTATATAGTTTCCAAGCTAAGAATGGTATCGGCATGTTCAATTCACTGGAACCACTTAATTACCTCTTTTTCTCAAGATACTAATGTATTATATACTCACTCTGTTTTAATAAagtgtattaaaaaaatataaaagttaaaacaatATAATTTGAGATGGTCAAATCACTAATTTTGACTTCTTGACGTTATAATATACCTTAAAAAAGTGAGAGAGCACTATATTAGTCATATGTAGATATGTAGTGTAGGTCATCGACAATGCACAAATATAAACACACTGATTTAATTTTTGCATTGGTTTCCTCCATAAATCTCAACTCGAtgtttacttctttttttttttcgttcatGTAGATGGTCTATAGAGTTGCATGCACTCATTAACTATTATTAGATTTTCCTagctaaaaaaatcatgaatctACCATTGATCAAAGTGAACCCGTTGTTGTCTCATCACCCCTATCCACTAGAGAGAGTCGGTACTACTTCCCTTCTAAATTGTGCCTCCTCCTGAACCAATCTGCACCaagtttttaacttttttttctttaaactttcaacttttccatcacatcgaactttcctacacacacaaacttttaacttttccgtcacatcgttccaatttcatcaaactttcaattttagtgtagAATTAAACATAGCCCAACTCTAAATTTTATTTAGGATCTCGGTGAAGGTTAAAGATCCAATTTGAAATCCCACAAATTGTTGAATGCATGGTACCTACATTGTAATACTCTGCCCTTTAAAATCCAAATTGGTATGCTCTCACCTAAAGCTGACCGACATACCACCTCACTAGACACTTATACAGTTTTAATCTTACACCGTATAAttgggttaacccttttattCCGGCAAACCTTTAGGGCTTAGGGTTGGAATCTCTAAAGTGGCCAAATATAACCCTGCTCTTATGCTAAAATTTCGTAAATTGGTGAATATAACACTACCTCTAAAATATACATTAGTACACTCTCACGTAGAGTGGATCTACGTATGCACGATACCTACTTAATTATAATTTCGTCTTCACTTTTGAGTAAAGGATTAACTCAGATATAAGAGTTGTATCGTCAAACTAACCACGTTCATCCATCTATATTTTCAGAATGAAACTAAACCACCTATTACTCTACCTCTAGATCACACGAACCTCACCAATCCCTATTAGCCTATAGGTGATAAACGGGTTGCGGTGTTACACACGTGTCACATTTCACGGTTacaagatactccctccatcccataataatAGCAATCTAGAATCGGATATGTCATTTTATAGTATAACGTCTAAACACCCTCCTATTCAAATACATTAAAATATCTCGTCTAATTCTAGATTGCCATATTATGGGTCTGAGGGAGTACTGAACAATGCACTTGAGCGGCAGCCAATACGGATCAGACAAATTTATGTACAACGAAAGGAGAGTCTCGGTAGAACGACCAGGCATAATAGTACACACATGTCATGTTGCCATGCATATTCACACGCATATGCTACGAGTCATGGGACGCGGTTTTTCTGCACCTAGCCCATCTGCCGTTCGATCGTTTCCGTGATGCGTGCTGTATTTCTCCCTCGTGACGTTGTTTTCCCCACCTGAGTTGTATATGTCCGAATCTTGATGCAAATCTGCGGTGGCGATTTCCCCGCGCGAGTCATGTACAAGCCAGGGTGGCTAACTGGCTATTTCTCCTCGAGCcccgcgacgccgtcgccgacctcgccgccgccgccgccgccgtcgtcgaagtACTCCTCCTTGACGTTGCCGGCGAGCATGAGGCAGAGGAGCCAGAAGAGTGACGCGTCGAGGTTGAGGAACGCCGCTCCGCCGAGCACCCCGGTCTTGGCCGTCGGGCAGGCATACTCGGGGTCGCCGCCTTGCACGTTCCGGACGCGGTGCATGGCCTCGCTCGCCGTCACCCACGCCGTTGTGGCTATCCCGGCCACCGTGATGCCTCTGCCACACGAGAAGAGGCTGATCTCAGCTCAGAACACGTACGCCGCGGCGAGAGTTAATGGAGTTCTTGATCGATCACGCGTTTCTTGATTGATTAATTACATGGCGAGATGGAAGAAGACGTAGAGGAGGGTGTAGTCGAAGAGGGCCTTCCTCGGGACGGGCTTGCCGTTGTAGGGGAAGAACACGGCGagcgcgccgacgccggcgccgcacgcggcggccaccgccgagAGCGCGCCCAGCGCCACCGTCGGGTCCGCCGGGAACTTGCACACCACCACGCCCCTGCCCCTGATCGGCGTCCCGTGCGGCGGCTGCACCGCCCATAGCTTCCCGTTTCAGCTCGCGTATTCGCCGGAGGAAAAAAAACGGAAAGCatcggcgcgcgcggcggcgacatcgCCGGCGTTAATTACCTTGTTGAGCTCGCCGAGGATCGAGAGGAGGAAGGACAGCGCGCCGAAGAACGCGGTGGCCATGCCGAGCTGCGCGCTCTGGCTCACCGCCATGGTGTCGACGACCGGCCGGCCAACCGATGGATCCCCTCCCGCCTTGTCAATCGCCGCCTTGACCTGCCACCGCCCGCCTCAATTGGAGACCCTGGGGATAATAATCAAACCATGTCCAAGTTAATTAGCACATCCATGGCATGGCAGAATTTTACACCAAACAATTCAAATCTTGCAGGAATCTGCAGAAAATTCCAGCATTCCAAACAAAGAAAATCGGTATCCGGGATGCCATTTGGATCGAAGCAATCCATGGTGTTGCAGAAAATGGTTCCAAATCAAATGGAGGTTTTGGGGAGAAACAAAGCGAATTAAACTCacgcaagaaagaaaaaaagatgggACGAGGAAGAAACGAGCCAAGAAAGGATGAACTCGATTAATTTTTGCCGCCTCTTTTGCTTCCCGTTTACCTCAATGAAATCATTTGCAATGTGGGGGTGAGAGCCTCCAACTGAGCGGGGTAAATTGGTGAACAGAGGGGAGAGCCAATAGATATAGGCCTCGATGCATGCCGTTTCCCAAATTTTTCCTCTGCATTTTGGTTTTGCCATATGTTGTGCTCTATACAGGCTGGAACATTTGGATATTTGGATATACAGGATATACTAATTCCAGCTGCTGTTGAAATCTGCAATATTTTTGCTGTTGGATTAATTAGCTGGATGTACCATGTATGAACATGGCCATTGTTAGCGGGGAAATGCATGCATAGTACTATTATTCAGTGTTCACAACTCTGATATCAGATAAAAACCGCTCTTTAATCTTGGATTAATTAGCTGGATGTACCATGTATGAACATGGCCATTGTTAGCGGGGAAATGCATGCATAGTACTGATATTCAGTATTCACAACTCTGATACCGGATAAAAACAGCTCACGAGCGGTATCTTCGGGTTTCACGGAAACCATTGATGAATCGAAAAAAATACCACTAAAACCAGGAAAAATcttgccaaaaaaataaaacttagtTTGAAATATTTCTGAACTTGATAAAAAAACAAGTGGTTGGTGTTTTCAATTCGGTTCGGGAAATCCGGATTTTACGAAATACAAACCGGTTTTCATCGCTTTTTATAAACCCTGTTGCTATTGCATGCCAAGAATGGCAGATTGGTAACTTCTATTTTGACcacttcttcctttttctttctatcAAAGTTAGTAATGAACTCATCCAGTTTTTGTTTTTCGTTTGATCACATATAATGTCTGTAATGGTCTATCAGGGAACTGGACTCTTGCAACAATCAAGCCTGGACAATGACGGAGACAAAATAGTAAGCAATCAGATGTTTAGAGGACGATATGTTACTTTAGATTTTGGCAAGATggtaatattgtcaaaattttgacaggatttcttatgtatttaccaagaTTTAGTCACAAACTAAACgtggacatttttttttacaactttgcTAAAAAATAGTATAGTTGAAAATGGTAGTAGAGTGAACAGCCCCTTACACTATCCTTGAGACTTGACAATGACCGAGTCAAAATAATAAGGGAGCAATTATTTAGAGAATGATTATACCAGTTTATAGATTTAAAACAAATGGAAGAGGATCCTTACACTATCCTTGAGACTTGACAATGACTGAGACAAAATAATAAGGGAGCAATTATTTAGAGAACGATTATACCAGTTTATAGATTTAAAACAAATGGAAGAGGATGAAGAATACAATAAGCAGTTAGATGTGCTAACGTTTTCTCAAGACCAAAAAAAACATCACTACCTTTTGCAAACAAGAAAATTTCCGTTGCCGGGACTCGAACCCGGGTCTCTCGGGTGAGAGCCGAGTATCCTAACCAGCTAGACTACAACGGAATGATGTTCTGAGAGGAGAAGTTTACGTATGTAAACGTGAACATGGCTAGCCCTATTACTACCTGGCCTACTAAACCAATCAAGCGGTTCATGTCCTTCGCCTCTTCCACAGTAAGGAGCACCTAGAACGTAAAGTCAGAAAAACATAGGTAAGTGATATAGAGGACTCATTCTCATGGGTCCGCTTGCTAGAAACACACGCTATCGGTACTAAACATATTTAGAACAAGACACGCTTTACATGCTATCCACTATTCGCTATATCAATACCCTTTTGAAACATATTAAAATCATGgggaaaatattttatttatatttccaaCATTGGCTGTGAACGGGATTTCATTGTAAACTTCATGTTTCGAGCATGCTTGCTGGTAGTTTTATGGTGTAGATCTTTATTTTTGGTGCTGGTGTAGCCACCACCAAAATTTACAATTCCAACAAAATCGATTGGTTTTCACAAAATTTCATGGTTTATAGGGGACTTCGAATggtttttaaaactaaacaataAACCCTATTGAAATGGGTGGAACTCTTCGAGTTTTCTCACATAGTAGTATTGTGAACCCTTAGCCACTACATGCAAAACCCACGCTCGAGATTtcaaagggagagagaaggggagggggtaGTAGAATACTTCTAGAAATTAGTGTAACTAGAACTCACTTATGTGCTATCGTCACCAACTTATGATTATGTTTGGGGAGCTCAAGATTTAAAAAACCAACTAGTGAGTTCGTGAGAATAACGTTGGGGTTTTGCCATTTCTGActtatagtttatttatttgtaatctataattatttttatatataatttagatgaGAATTTAAATTATCTGGAGAAACTAGAGATGCTATAGTTTATATGAAAGAAGTTACTCCATCCGCCCCATATAATATAGATCTAAAACCAGATTAGATATAACATAGTACCACAAATCTAAAACCTCTTGTATCATATTCAATTCTAGATTTCTATATTATAGTCTACTCTCTCCGTACCATATGAGTGCCATTACAGCATATAAGCTTT contains these protein-coding regions:
- the LOC127774731 gene encoding uncharacterized protein LOC127774731, coding for MAVSQSAQLGMATAFFGALSFLLSILGELNKPPHGTPIRGRGVVVCKFPADPTVALGALSAVAAACGAGVGALAVFFPYNGKPVPRKALFDYTLLYVFFHLAIGITVAGIATTAWVTASEAMHRVRNVQGGDPEYACPTAKTGVLGGAAFLNLDASLFWLLCLMLAGNVKEEYFDDGGGGGGEVGDGVAGLEEK